The proteins below come from a single Coffea eugenioides isolate CCC68of unplaced genomic scaffold, Ceug_1.0 ScVebR1_2475;HRSCAF=3507, whole genome shotgun sequence genomic window:
- the LOC113756762 gene encoding uncharacterized protein LOC113756762 — MASSSRKRPKTQNPHSSSSSPSSFSQYSIPEPSSGFFPSSISEFSRLIAVVTIAASVALFCNYLVTYFNQQPKPFCDSGVDVGDFLSGVDNCEPCPSNGICKDGNLECERGYRKQGNLCIEDRDINAAAMKISELVEVRLCEAYAQYLCSGIGTIWVQKDDLSTYIVEHRVMEDYGLDQYAYAHAKLRAMETIHKLMDRRGYTSGSDEFKCPDSLVEHYKPITCRIHQWVLDHALLLVPVCAVLVGSILILLKALRRHYLLTRAEEIYNKVCDLLEENTLISRSIDGEGEPWVVASWLRDYLLSPRERKDPLLWRKVEELVQDDSRLDRYPKMVKGEAKIVWEWQVEGSLSSSGKRKKTEESTQRSSRLKNSTSNEQSFRFKAGEPLNC, encoded by the exons ATGGCTTCTTCTTccagaaaacgccccaaaaccCAAAACCCccattcctcttcttcttctccttcatcATTTTCGCAATACTCCATTCCCGAACCTTCTTCCGGCTTCTTCCCATCGTCAATTTCCGAGTTTTCAAGGCTCATAGCCGTCGTCACGATCGCAGCCTCCGTCGCCTTGTTTTGCAACTATTTAGTTACTTATTTCAATCAACAGCCTAAGCCCTTCTGCGATAGCGGTGTTGATGTCGGCGATTTTCTCTCTG GTGTAGATAATTGTGAACCTTGTCCGAGCAATGGAATATGTAAAGATGGAAATCTGGAATGTGAACGTGGCTACAGAAAGCAGGGGAATTTATGCATCGAGGACAGAGATATTAATGCAGCGGCAATGAAAATT TCGGAGTTGGTGGAAGTTCGCTTGTGTGAAGCTTATGCCCAATATTTGTGCAGCGGAATTGGCACCATTTGG GTGCAAAAGGATGATTTGTCAACCTATATTGTTGAACATCGTGTGATGGAAGATTATGGCTTGGATCAATATGCATATGCTCATGCAAAACTGAGAGCAATGGAGACTATTCACAAGTTGATGGACAGAAGAGGTTATACTAGTGG ATCTGATGAGTTCAAGTGTCCTGATTCTTTAGTGGAACATTACAAACCGATCACCTGTCGCATCCACCAATGGGTTCTCGACCATGCTTTACTTTTGGTGCCAGTTTGTGCAGTG CTTGTGGGAAGCATATTGATACTGTTAAAAGCCCTCCGGAGACATTACTTGTTAACTAGAGCTGAGGAGATCTATAACAAG GTTTGCGACTTACTTGAAGAGAATACGTTGATCTCAAGGAGCATAGATGGTGAGGGTGAACCATGGGTAGTTGCCTCTTGGTTACGAGATTATCTTCTTTCACCCAGAGAGAGGAAGGACCCCCTCCTATGGAGAAAG GTTGAGGAGTTGGTTCAAGATGATTCTCGTTTGGATCGCTATCCAAAGATGGTAAAGGGTGAAGCTAAGATAGTATGGGAATGGCAAG TTGAAGGTTCTTTGAGCTCCTCTGGCAAGAGGAAAAAGACAGAGGAAAGCACGCAGAGGTCTAGCAGACTCAAGAATTCAACTTCTAATGAGCAGAGCTTCCGATTCAAGGCTGGCGAGCCTCTGAACTGTTGA